The sequence CCCTTTCCCGCGTTTACGAGCCCATGCCGGTCCGGGTTTCGATTTGCGACAGCAGATAGGCATCGATAAAGGGATCAATTGCACCGTCGAGCACCGCATCCACGTTCGAGGTTTCCACGTCGGTCCGGTGGTCCTTCACCATGCGGTAGGGGTGCATCACATACGAGCGTATCTGGCTTCCGAACGCGATTTTCTTCTTCAAGGCATGCAGCGCCTCTTTCTCTTCCTCGCGCTTGCGCCGCTCACGCTCGTAGAGGTGGGCCCGGAGGAGTTTCATCGCGGTGGCCTTGTTCTTGTGCTGGCTTCTCTCGTTCTGGCAGGAGACGACGATGTTCGTCGGCAAGTGGGTGATTCGCACGGCGGAATCGGTGGTGTTGACGTGCTGGCCACCCGCGCCTGAGCTCCGGTAGACATCAATTCTCAGATCCTTTTCGTCGATTTCGATCTCGACATCGTCTTCGATCTCGGGGGTGACATCCACCGAGGCGAACGAGGTATGCCGCCGCGAGCTGGCATCGAAGGGCGATATGCGCACCAGGCGGTGGACACCCACCTCAGCCCGCAGGTAGCCGTAGGCGTACTCCCCCGACACGATCAGGATCACGTTCTTGAGCCCCGCTTCCTCGCCGCCTAGATAGGACACGATGCGGGCCTCGAATCCCCGGTTCTCCGCCCAGCGGGAGTAGAGCCGCAGCAGCATCTCGGCCCAGTCCTGGCTCTCCACCCCGCCGGCGCCGGCGTTGATCGAGAGGATCGCGTTCAGGGCGTCCTCTTCCTCGTCCATCACCAGGCGAAACTCAAGGCGCTGGATTTCATCCT is a genomic window of bacterium containing:
- the prfB gene encoding peptide chain release factor 2 (programmed frameshift), coding for MEELLKQGGRLEERLKELRGRLDLDRLEADCTALEKRAGESDFWNDAESAQTVLKRRASLQRTITAWKNLHQKLTDQTELLEVMQMEEGEPDPGLLADIEDSLNALEDEIQRLEFRLVMDEEEDALNAILSINAGAGGVESQDWAEMLLRLYSRWAENRGFEARIVSYLGGEEAGLKNVILIVSGEYAYGYLRAEVGVHRLVRISPFDASSRRHTSFASVDVTPEIEDDVEIEIDEKDLRIDVYRSSGAGGQHVNTTDSAVRITHLPTNIVVSCQNERSQHKNKATAMKLLRAHLYERERRKREEEKEALHALKKKIAFGSQIRSYVMHPYRMVKDHRTDVETSNVDAVLDGAIDPFIDAYLLSQIETRTGMGS